The following proteins are encoded in a genomic region of Streptococcus gwangjuense:
- a CDS encoding CTP--phosphocholine cytidylyltransferase: MKAIILAAGLGTRLRPMTENTPKALVQVNQKPLIEYQIEFLKEKGINDIIIIVGYLKEQFDYLKEKYGVHLVFNDKYADYNNFYSLYLVKEELANSYVIDADNYLFKNMFRNDLTRSTYFSVYREDCTNEWFLVYGDDYKVQDIIVDSKAGRILSGVSFWDAPTAEKIVSFIDKAYASGEFVDLYWDNMVKDNIKELDVYVEELEGNSIYEIDSVQDYHKLEEILKNEN; the protein is encoded by the coding sequence GTGAAAGCCATCATTTTAGCAGCGGGATTGGGAACTCGCTTGCGTCCTATGACTGAAAATACCCCTAAAGCCTTGGTTCAAGTTAATCAAAAACCCTTGATTGAATACCAAATTGAGTTTTTAAAAGAAAAAGGAATCAATGACATCATCATCATTGTTGGTTACCTTAAAGAACAATTCGATTACTTGAAAGAAAAATATGGTGTTCACCTCGTCTTCAATGATAAATACGCTGACTACAATAACTTTTATTCTCTCTATCTTGTAAAAGAAGAATTGGCCAACAGTTATGTTATTGATGCCGATAATTATCTCTTTAAAAATATGTTCCGCAATGATTTGACTCGTTCGACTTATTTTAGTGTCTATCGTGAAGATTGTACCAACGAATGGTTCTTGGTCTATGGAGATGACTACAAGGTTCAAGACATTATTGTTGATAGCAAGGCAGGTCGCATTCTTAGTGGTGTATCCTTCTGGGATGCTCCAACAGCAGAAAAAATTGTTAGCTTTATTGACAAGGCCTATGCAAGTGGTGAATTTGTTGATCTCTACTGGGACAATATGGTTAAGGATAATATCAAAGAGCTAGATGTCTATGTTGAAGAATTAGAAGGCAATAGCATCTATGAAATCGATAGTGTCCAAGACTATCATAAATTAGAAGAAATTCTTAAAAACGAAAATTAA